The following proteins come from a genomic window of Salvia hispanica cultivar TCC Black 2014 chromosome 4, UniMelb_Shisp_WGS_1.0, whole genome shotgun sequence:
- the LOC125224254 gene encoding deSI-like protein At4g17486, protein MKLRSKKGWKSIVPLRLTEKSARHFCFFSKVKSDNDGSKRTPVYLNVYDLTPMNGYVYWAGLGIFHSGVEVHGIEYAFGAHDYSSSGVFEVEPRQCPGFKFRKSISVGTTSLDATQVREFMERQAANYNGDTYHLIVKNCNHFCKDICYKLTGKRIPHWVNRLAKLGSIFNCVLPEALKITAVQHEPKYQAYDTSEKTRLRSTFSCLSSISSRQKQLSTSSLLLQSPLKGCLRPWELRRSANGSFKER, encoded by the exons ATGAAGTTAAGATCAAAGAAAGGGTGGAAGTCCATAGTGCCACTCCGTTTGACTGAAAAATCAGCCCGACACTTTTGTTTCTTCTCGAAAGTGAAATCAGATAATGATGGTTCCAAAAGAACTCCAGTGTATCTAAATGTGTATGACTTGACACCCATGAATGGTTATGTCTATTGGGCTGGCCTAGGTATATTTCACTCCGGGGTCGAAG TTCACGgtatagaatatgcatttGGAGCTCACGACTATTCATCTAGTGGTGTCTTTGAGGTCGAACCTCGCCAGTGCCCCGGATTTAAATTTCGAAAGTCCATATCTGTTGGTACGACGTCACTGGATGCAACTCAGGTTAGGGAGTTTATGGAACGTCAAGCTGCAAATTACAACGGTGATACATATCATTTGATTGTAAAGAACTGCAACCATTTCTGCAAGGACATTTGTTACAAGTTAACAGGAAAAAGAATCCCACACTGGGTAAACCGACTAGCCAAATTAG GTTCGATCTTCAACTGTGTCTTACCTGAGGCCCTTAAAATTACTGCTGTGCAACACGAGCCAAAATACCAAGCGTATGACACCAGTGAGAAAACGAGGCTTAGAAGTACTTTCAGCTGTCTTTCCTCGATTTCCTCAAGGCAGAAGCAGCTTTCCACATCGTCTTTGCTACTACAGTCCCCCTTGAAAGGATGTCTTCGACCGTGGGAACTAAGAAGGTCTGCTAATGGATCGTTCA